In Daphnia magna isolate NIES linkage group LG5, ASM2063170v1.1, whole genome shotgun sequence, the sequence TTTACGTAAAACGCCCCTCGCCATAAAAATGGCACGATTTTCTCTTCGTCATGAACGCGGCCCGAATGAAAATGCTTAACGACCATTCCAACAATTGCATCCGGCTCAAGGTTagagtttgtttttgtttttatttttttttctaccgaaaaatgaggaaaaataaattacaAAATTGGCGAACGCGAAGAGACGAGGCAAGGTTGAAATGTCGTCATTGCCATTTTCTTCCACTTCTGTTTTGGTTTTAGATTGTGTTGCAACTGCACCTCATTATTCGttcaacatttcaaaatcaacCAGCCGAGGAGAAAAAAGACGCAAATGGCTCACGATTTAGAGCTCCTTTTGAGCAAAGTAGAGGAAGAACATGAAAATTCTTGGAAAATACAATAGCCTGAATGCAACAATTGAAAACTTACCCAACAGCAGACGATCAACGGACGGCCTCGAAGGGAGAAGAATCCCATGATTGCCTAATTGGCCAGCGCAAtgaatagaacaaaaaaaatttataattaaataatgctagataaaaaaaaaacaagcagtaattttattcataaaaATATCCTGGAAATTACGTTGCAAGAAATATTCTTAATTCATCCGAgcgtgttcttttttttttttttagattcaCAGTTGGTTGTCGCATATCTCAAGAGCTCGTTGGTGCTCGAAAGAAGTGAAAGGACGTGCATTTCTTAATGCCTCGGTTCGCATATTCAAGACATGAATAtggtctccttttttttttaacacgcTCGGTTGCACacaagaaatttctttttggatAGTATGAACATATCGAGTCCAAGTTCGATCCATTCAATCACTTCTTCACTTTCGATTACAAAACTTTCGTTATCAGGGTTCGGTCAGTGCTCTGCTATACGCCCAGCCATTAAAAGGCCTACGTTCTAAAAAATGCCACTCCAATATGCGAGTGAAATGtgcatgtttttttgttcgtagttcttttattttattatccacctttttcttttttacctgATGGCAGGATGTTACTGAACCGGTGGGAGGCAGGGGGGCTCAGAGGGCCGCAGGGGAAAATGCCTGTGTTACAAGAGGATGATGATGCCGGTccccttttttctattttctactTTTACCCAAACTGTTAGTTGTTCGTCCCCTTCACCGAACGCagataaaacaacaacaaaaaaagaaacgtcaTCGTGCATTAAATATTAACGACGCAATATGACCAGCGATCCTTGTttagaaattaaattaaagaAATGTAACCAATGGGTTGTGTAAACATTAATGAAAGTTTGGCTGCTCCAGGTTGCACCGGTCGTGGTGGAACCAATGAGAGAACACAACCACGGATGATTAGCCAGTTCCGGTGGCGAAGGCCGTCCACTCGTCTTCGAAACGAGAAGACCTTGACTTGAAATTCCAGCAACCTAACGACCAGTTTACTACCCCCTTTCTTACATATCGTATAgcaaaaaaggatttttttttttgtttcttctccattttcgaaagtggaaaaagaaagatttctTTCAGGTTATGATCGTGCAACGGCAGGGTCGACTAGCAAGGGAAtgttaattcttttctttttgaaattgaTGACAATCTTCACGCAGCAGCCATATTGAATAGAGTTACAATAATGTTCTTCGAATCATGAGCATGTGTGTTCAATCCTTCCTCGTTCCAGCCTCTTTTCTGTGACTCAACGCTCGATGGCCTTCATCCCCAGTGAAAAGGAAAGCGAACGAACAAAAAGGTGtgggggcaaaaaaaaaacccaggTCTTAAAGTCTGAATAATACGAAGAATGAGTCGCGTGAAGCCAAGATGGGTGAAAACGGCACGCACTCCTTCTATGGCAGCGTGAAGGTCTTGTAACAAACAATGAAATCTTATTGCTAAGCGCTCCACCCTCGGCGTTTGCATCACCCACGTCCATTGCCCAAGCATGTGTATATTCTTTACTGGAAAGGTAAAAACTTATTGGATGGTACCTTTTGAGCAGGAGAGAGAGATGAGAGTTTATAATCCAGTCGAAGTAATGAACTTGATATCAAATGAATTCGATAGCTAGCACTTCATCGCACGTCGAGGTAAATATGGTATCCTGGTGTacgtagaaaaagaaaaaagaaacgaacgaATAAGTAATTGTAATTCTCGGTTCAACGTAATGCAGATTTCGTTTCCGTTTCTTTGGAAAACATTAAGAACTAATGTCTTTTTCTAGATTTTTACGAGTGGGATCTGTGTGAAAACCAGACAATGAAACGTAGAAAAGtgaacgaacgaacgaaaaacaaatagaTGAGACTGAAACACACGAACACGAAAACACACCTGGGTAGTACGGCTGGCAATTTCACTCTCCTCGAGACCAGCCTTTCTCTTCGGCTTTTTGTACATCACAAGACACAGCCCAACACTAGCTGACGTCACGACCTGTGGGAGGCAAACCTAAACAAACCCAAACCTTTTCGTTCACTATTCTCcctaaaataaaagaatctaAATAACTTGGATGTACAGAATGTAATACAATATCTTATTTTAGTCCAATTTACTTCAAGAATAGCCATTTTCTAATCGAGAAGCttaaaattctgaatcgattACCAAGCAAGGTGTGCAGATGAAAATacagcaacgccatctagcgttcATTGACGCAACCTTttattcattgttttttaatcaaaattcgTGGTTTTTCTGTTGATACTCGAGACTGCCAGGCAAGAGGCGGGATTCCATTAGAGGATTTCGCGTGCTCAATCAGCTTTCGACTGTGACGAACGCATCACAACAGACGGCAAGGTACAAGGAGCGAGACTTGGATGTGCCACAGTCTAGTAGCAGGATGCCCTACCAACAAATGGAGAACAACAACGATGTAAGTGACAAACGTGACTTTTTACCTTTCACATGTCACGCGGTTTTTAGAGAACGTCTGTGATAACAGCATGTTTATGACGCGAGAATTGAATCGGAAAAGGTTGGCATGGCTGACGCTCCTGCCAAACAATATCTAGTCCGAAGATCCAAACGGCTGCCTTGGTGGCTATGGATCTCTATCGCTCACGCACTGGGTATCAGGATTCAACCCAACGATCGCGTTGTTTTGGCTGGCGTGCTATACACATCAACAATCATTTCGGCTCTAGGTAACGATCACAAATATAGTCCTCGCACGAAAAATGTGTTTTCTGTATTGCATTTCGTCCTCAATAGTGTTGGTGGTCTCCACTGGTACTTACGTCATCGCCCAAGTTGTTCACACACATGCTGGCGATCTGAAGCTTAACCAATCGACGATTTTAATGAACGGGGATAAATCAATGGGACTTTCTCGGGAGACACATCGCACCGACGTCATGGACGGTATTCCATTGTAATGGGAAAGCTTTTCATTGGCATAATGCATCTTGTATTGAATCAAAGGGATTGCCATGGTGTCCCTGACCGTCTTCTGGTGCCTATTGGGCCTCTATTCAAAAAATTTGGCGTATCGTTTGTACAATTCGTCCAAGTTTCTCGAAATGGTCCGTCTACACGCTAAAGTAAGTCCAACTTTTATCACAATTTGTGGTTCAGTTATTGTGACGTATTTTTGGGGAGGAAATGAACAAGATTGTGCTGTCGAAAACAATTGGCCACCTCTATCTGATCGTAAATGGGCGTTGAATTGCAAGGGTTGTAACACGAGAATTGCGTAGACGCCCATCATATTCCGTGTGTTTAACTTACCAGTTGTTGCGTGCGTCCTAatcgcttctttttttttatttgaatttttcctCTAATGTACTCAGACGGTATTGAAAGTCAACGCGGCCTTCGTTTTCTTCCTGTTGATGACGTCGTTCGTTGCCGTTCACAACATTTCGGCATACTACACTTGGTATGCAGACCAGGAAACGTGTGCAGCAGGTATATTGCGAAATAGCTACAGCCAAAAAAGGTTTTGcctactgttttttttttctttttcttttcacaccACGAAAATGCATAGCTGGCATCACGCCCATTCTCTGCCAGATTCGTTTCATCGCCATGTGCATTTTCTCCGTTTTCGCTATTCTCTGGAATTCGCTAGTTGGCATTGGTATTTACATTGGCTTTAAACAATCGTTGATGATTTACtttaaaaagaacaaaacaaacatacgcttttcaattaattattttctGGTTTACGGCAGTTCTTTTATCAGTTTGCCGAACTAATACAATGGGTAAGTTTGCTTGATTACGTATCTTTTGCTTAACGACTTGACTTATTAAAcccatttttaaatgtttaacataaatttctttttcaaatggaGGCATTCGCCGATTCATCCAAGACTTGGAAAGAGATGCTGTCATCTACGAGCGTCAACGTTTCGGACCGAATACTTCTCTCAGTGGTTCGTCATTTCCTATTTTCAAATCGTCCAACGTTTTCCTTCAACTTGAAATGCAAACACAGATATGTTATGGCTAAATGATGGCGATGCCGATCAATCGTCAGATGGCGAAGTCGAGAAAAAACTACGTAGGCGTCATACTGCCTCAACGAGCAACAATAACGAGCCAACACCCACGGACGGACCTTCAGAGTATGTAAACAATAAGCTCAATGTCCGGAAGTGGCTGCATATTTATATGACATTTTGGGCTCTGTTCTCAATAGAAAGAGATCTCCCAGAGAGCCGGAAACGACTGTTACACGATCCCCACAAAGAACGGTGCTGGAATTGCATGACGTTGCATCTCCTGACAATCTTCATAATAACGTGCCAGAGGCCAGGCAAAATGCAAACGAAGACCAAGTCAAGCCCATGTCGACGGCAGTTGTGCTACAAAGATATTGGAAATTATCGGCAAGTTGCCAACTAGTGAAAGATAACGAgttggatttttattttttaatattttttgtttctatttcgTTAAgcataaataatttttatctTATCAATGACGCAGTGCGCTACGCGTGTATCGTCCGTAATGTTTCAGCGTTGGACCACCTGTGTCACCACACTGTGTTTAGCATGGGTAACAATAGGCTTAGTTGAATGGCTATCGAACACGCCTCACCCACTTCAAGTCGCTCAGGTATCATCATTTCGCAACAAATATTAATGGCGAATTTCGGCGTAACGGTGTCGTTGCCAGGTGTGTATACCAATGATGATCTTACCTTTACTGTGCGCCGCCTACGCGGAAGTCAACGGCGAGGGCAAGCGATTATTAAAGGTACAATCATCGGCTGTGCAATGTATACAGCAAGAAAGTCTGAGCTattatctttgtttttttaaaattatcttttcaGTGCATTTACCCTATGGAACAAAGGTTGCACGCTCTGTACGTCATGTGGCAATCTCCACCACAAATGACTGTTTTCGGTAATTTTTCTGTCTtatctgaaaagaaaaaagaaatgaaagatgGCCAAATAGCATCTAGTAATTTGACGGTCTTTCAGGGATGAATATTACTTACGGTGCCATGGGAACAGCTGCTGCTGGACTACTGTTAGCGTTGATGACGCGCGTCGTCCTGAAACAGTTGGGCGGAGGCAGCTCGTAATATCGAATCAAATTCCTTCGGTACCCGATAGCTCCAAAGTCAGATTACAGGCACAGTCATGAGGCGATCTTCTCTAattcatatatatatatatttttgaattttaagtGCTATTTAGAAGTTCCATCTTTATGccttatatatttatattgtAATGTATGATTTTGAAGGTTTTATGCGTATGCAATCTAGTCGCATTCAAAGTAATATCTACACACATTTTGCTGCCATTGTCATGTCATTTAGTTGTTATCGTGAAAGTAAGTGTTTCAATGTTTCCCTGGTCCCTATATATAATACAAAGCAAATTAATGGGAATGTTTCTTCTTTGTGTAATCGACATTATGGACAgtgtcgtcttcttcatttgcGTAAAAGGATATTTGTTTGCTAGCTAACGTAATTTTGTCGATGGCTATTTGTTATTAGTTAATGCGCCGTTGAGGTAATACCGCACTCATTTTCGTGAAAGAAACTTAGTTAGGACCCGTTGGCTTTATACCTTTAAAAACTAGTTGATTCAACGATGCCAACGGTGAAGGAGTCATCAGCTTGTGCTGAAGATCGTCAAAGACGGAAATTAGATTTTGAATGGAGTTTGAAACCGATGACGACGCTTATGCGTTGCGTTGGTATTCcgcttgatttccgtgattatcggCCGTTAATCGGTGACCGTCGTTCTTGGTTTGTCACCGGTTTTGCACTTCTCTTGTTCTTCATCGATGCAGAATGTCAATTCAGTTTGACAGCTACGATCATCTATGACGCAATCTACCCCCAATCTTCAAATAATTCTTCTCGCTCTGCGACGTTTAAATGGA encodes:
- the LOC116922860 gene encoding uncharacterized protein LOC116922860 isoform X1, whose translation is MPYQQMENNNDHVYDARIESEKVGMADAPAKQYLVRRSKRLPWWLWISIAHALGIRIQPNDRVVLAGVLYTSTIISALVLVVSTGTYVIAQVVHTHAGDLKLNQSTILMNGDKSMGLSRETHRTDVMDGIAMVSLTVFWCLLGLYSKNLAYRLYNSSKFLEMVRLHAKTVLKVNAAFVFFLLMTSFVAVHNISAYYTWYADQETCAAAGITPILCQIRFIAMCIFSVFAILWNSLVGIVLLSVCRTNTMGIRRFIQDLERDAVIYERQRFGPNTSLSDMLWLNDGDADQSSDGEVEKKLRRRHTASTSNNNEPTPTDGPSEKRSPREPETTVTRSPQRTVLELHDVASPDNLHNNVPEARQNANEDQVKPMSTAVVLQRYWKLSCATRVSSVMFQRWTTCVTTLCLAWVTIGLVEWLSNTPHPLQVAQVCIPMMILPLLCAAYAEVNGEGKRLLKCIYPMEQRLHALYVMWQSPPQMTVFGMNITYGAMGTAAAGLLLALMTRVVLKQLGGGSS
- the LOC116922860 gene encoding uncharacterized protein LOC116922860 isoform X2 codes for the protein MPYQQMENNNDVGMADAPAKQYLVRRSKRLPWWLWISIAHALGIRIQPNDRVVLAGVLYTSTIISALVLVVSTGTYVIAQVVHTHAGDLKLNQSTILMNGDKSMGLSRETHRTDVMDGIAMVSLTVFWCLLGLYSKNLAYRLYNSSKFLEMVRLHAKTVLKVNAAFVFFLLMTSFVAVHNISAYYTWYADQETCAAAGITPILCQIRFIAMCIFSVFAILWNSLVGIVLLSVCRTNTMGIRRFIQDLERDAVIYERQRFGPNTSLSDMLWLNDGDADQSSDGEVEKKLRRRHTASTSNNNEPTPTDGPSEKRSPREPETTVTRSPQRTVLELHDVASPDNLHNNVPEARQNANEDQVKPMSTAVVLQRYWKLSCATRVSSVMFQRWTTCVTTLCLAWVTIGLVEWLSNTPHPLQVAQVCIPMMILPLLCAAYAEVNGEGKRLLKCIYPMEQRLHALYVMWQSPPQMTVFGMNITYGAMGTAAAGLLLALMTRVVLKQLGGGSS